The nucleotide sequence GATATTAATTTAAGAAAAAGACAAAATTTTATGTTGAAGTCAAAAAAGATTGCAGGTTTACTTTTCGCATTTGCCTTAACGGCTGGGACTGCTGCTGTAGCTCAAACACCTACAACGCAGCAACAACAACAAACTGTAGATGTGGATGTAAGTGATGCTGAACTTTCTAAATTTGCCAAAGCATATCAAGGTTTAAGAATGATGAATCAACAGGTAAATCAAAAAATGATGAAAACTGTTCAGGATGGTGGTATGGATGTACAACGATTCAATGAAATTCATCAAGCAAGCCAGGATCCAAATAAGGAAGTTGAAGCAACCGATGAAGAACTAGATCAACATGCAACTATCTTAACTGAAATAGAAAGCATGCAAGGTGATTTTCAAAAGAAAATGGAAACTACAATTAAAGATCAGGGATTAACCGTAGAACGTTACCAAAAATTAGCGATGGCGTTACAATCTGATCAAGAACTACAATCTCGTTTGCAAAAAATGATGCAACAGGGTTAATAAACCTATAGATTTGAAAATAAAAAAGCAGCAATTTTTAATTGCTGCTTTTTTTATGCGCTAATCGGCCGAATAGAAGTATTTTTAAACGCAATTTAACAGCTGCTACTTTTAACAAATCCTGACATTGCGTAAATTGAACCAAAAAAAATTGAAGTCACGAATTAGGATTGCAACTCTTCTTTTATTGCTATGCTGTATCTTGCCTAACGTTTGTGAAGCCCAACACATGAAACAAAAAGATAGTTTAAAATTTACCAACAAAATTGTACCAGATACAATTTGGAGAGAAGCCTACGTAGCGCTATCTCATTATCCAGAGTTAAAAGACACCCCGATAACGCTTAAATTTAAGAAGAACATCAAAAAGTCTTTTATGCAAGCACAACCCAGTTTTTGGGGCATTTTTAAAAATCGTAAAAAAAGATCTTATTACATTTTTATCAACGAAAAGATAGAAATCGAAGACGAAGTTTTTACAGTAACCTCTGCACCATCAGAAGTTATAATTGGATGGATTGGGCATGAACTTGGTCATGTAATGGATTACAGAAATCGTAGTGGTATAGACCTATTATGGTTTGGTATTAGATATCTTACTTCTAAAAATTACATTCGTGAAGCGGAAAGAACTGCAGATACATATGCAGTAAATCATGGATTAGGTGAAAATATTATCGCGACAAAAGATTTTATATTGAATCAATCTAACCTTTCAGAAAAATATAAAAACAGAATAAAAAAGCTCTACCTTTCTCAAGAAGAAATAGTAGAGCTTGTAGAAGAACTTGATGAAATCAAAGAAGAAAAGCTAAATGAAAAAGATTGAATCTAATCTTTTTCATTTAACTGCTTCTGCACGAATTTTTCAAATTCTGCAAATTTCTCTTCGTCCATTACTTTTTCCATTTTTACCTGGCCACCTTTCTTTTTATTGGCTCCACTCCACTCTGGGAAAATCTCTGGCGGTACTTTAGTTACTTTAACTCCCTTAAGAGCTTTGCCTCTGGCAACTCCATAATTTTTATTGGCATTTTTAAGACTATCATCTAAAGCTTCTGCCAATTCTTCGTCAGAATTGTCTGCCGTGGTTCCTAAATACCAGGAGTGATAGAACTCACCATCTTCAAATCGCTTAGCAGCAATAGTAAATTCAGGGATTTTAATATCAAATTTTTCTTCTAATTCCTGTACGGCATCATTCATTTTGTTTACCGATAACTGAGAACCTACAACGTTTAGAAAAAATTTAGTCCTACCGGTTATTCTTATTTCGAAGTTTTCTTTATCAGTAAATTTAATAGTATCACCTATAATGTAACGCCATGTTCCCGAAACCGTACTAATTAAAAGCACGTAATCTTTTTCTTCTTCAACATCTGCTAAAGGAACGGTTGGAGCATCTTCCGTTAGTGAACCATCCTGATTAATGTATTCTGGCTGAAACGGAACGAATTCAAAATATATTCCGTTATCCAAAATAAGTCTCATACTTTGAGAATCTGGATTACTTTGTAGTGCCAAAAATCCTTCAGAAGCCAAATAAGTATCAATAACTTTTATAGGCTTCCCCATTAAAGCCATAAAACTTTTTTGGTACGGCTCAAATGCTACTCCTCCACTCGCGTAAACCTGCAAGTTTGGCCAAATTTCATGAATATTTTCAACATTGTGATACTCGATCACTTTTTTCAGCATTAACTCCATCCATGAAGGTATACCGCTTAAAGCTCCAATATCCCAATCTTTAGCATTTTCAGCAATACGCTCTACACGCTCATCCCAATCTTCGATCTTAGAAATCTCTTCTCCCGGTTTGTAATAACTACGGAACCAAAAAGGAATGTTGCTGGCACTTATTCCACTAATTTCACCTTCTTCGTGATCTCCTTCATGTTGCAAATCGGTAGAACTTCCCAACATCATAATTCCCTTCTCAAAAAATTCAGGTTCTAAATCAAAATTACTTAGAGCTCCTACTTGTTTGATTCCGGCATTTCTTATGCTTTCTATCATCTCATCTGTAACCGGAATTCTTTTACTGGACTTTCCGGTAGTTCCAGAACTTAATGCAAAATAATTTGGTTTTCCCGGCCAGGTAATATCTTCTGCACCTTCATGAATTTGCGACCACCAGCGATCGTTCAGTTTTTTATAGTCAAAATAAGGTACTTTTTCAGTAAAAGATTTTTCTATATCTTCAGCTTCTAATATGTCAGCAAATCCGTAAAATTTCCCGAAAGAAGTCTCTTTTGCTTTTTCAAGCAGATTTTCTAATACGTCTTTTTGCGCTTTAAAAGCATCTGGTTCAGAAACTATAGTGTCTCTTAAGTCGATTAAACTCTTAATTATTGATCCTCTTATAGCCATTTTTATGGTCGATTTAATTTTATTTTGAAGATAATTAAAACCACGCAGCTCTTACGTTTATTGGCTTCCATTTATCAAATTTTTAACGCCAAATAAAATGGGAATGACAAATGTCGCTTTGAGTAATAAGCAGTAATAGCTAAAAAAATTATAATATTTTTAATTTTATGTTTTGTTAAATGCTTTTTTACTTATTTTGCCAATAATATTTACTTACAGCCCTGAGGTTTAAGTATTAGTACATGCAATTATAATTTTTTTATGAGTTCTATTCAACAAAACACCTCGAGATATCCTATCGTATCTTATGATGAAGCTTCGACAGAAGTTCAAGCAATTTACGACGACACAAAGAAAACCCTACAATTGCCTTTTGTTCTAAACTGGTTTAAATGCCAGGGAGCTAATGCTACCCTTCTTGAAGGAAACTGGAATAAATTGAAAAACACCTTGATGAAAGGTGATGTTCCTAACGTTCTTAAACAGCTTATCATATATAACGTTTCAAAATCCAGAGGTTGTCATTACTGTTCTCATGCTCACGGTATTTTTGCAGATAGTATGAGTTCTATGATTTCTGAAGAGGAAAACTTCAAAGCTACAGAGAATATTAATTCTCCATCTATGCCGGCTAGTTATAGAAAAGCCGTAACGATAGTTACCAAGGCAGCGCTTCAACACAGTGAAATTTCAGACGAAGATTTTGCTGAATTAGAAGCTGTAGGTTTTTCTAATGCTGAAATACAAGAACTAATGGCACAAGCAGATCTCGTAAATATGCTAAATACCATTGCAGATGTATCTGGAATTAAAATAGATAATGAATTATTAGAAACTCCAGAATAACGTCTTCTTTCTAGTTCATAATGGCATCTATTCAAAATAACCCCTCGCAATTATATAGAATAACCTATGAGGCCTATTCTAAATTTGCAAATGCGATTAATAGATGCAGTAATTTAAATGAAGTAGGAACAGTCGCTGAAAAGCATTTAAAATATATCCTCAATTTTCATCTTTTAAAGATAACCATAGAGCAGCAAAATAAGTTCATAGAATATTCT is from Zunongwangia endophytica and encodes:
- a CDS encoding DUF4168 domain-containing protein — translated: MLKSKKIAGLLFAFALTAGTAAVAQTPTTQQQQQTVDVDVSDAELSKFAKAYQGLRMMNQQVNQKMMKTVQDGGMDVQRFNEIHQASQDPNKEVEATDEELDQHATILTEIESMQGDFQKKMETTIKDQGLTVERYQKLAMALQSDQELQSRLQKMMQQG
- a CDS encoding GH3 family domain-containing protein, with product MAIRGSIIKSLIDLRDTIVSEPDAFKAQKDVLENLLEKAKETSFGKFYGFADILEAEDIEKSFTEKVPYFDYKKLNDRWWSQIHEGAEDITWPGKPNYFALSSGTTGKSSKRIPVTDEMIESIRNAGIKQVGALSNFDLEPEFFEKGIMMLGSSTDLQHEGDHEEGEISGISASNIPFWFRSYYKPGEEISKIEDWDERVERIAENAKDWDIGALSGIPSWMELMLKKVIEYHNVENIHEIWPNLQVYASGGVAFEPYQKSFMALMGKPIKVIDTYLASEGFLALQSNPDSQSMRLILDNGIYFEFVPFQPEYINQDGSLTEDAPTVPLADVEEEKDYVLLISTVSGTWRYIIGDTIKFTDKENFEIRITGRTKFFLNVVGSQLSVNKMNDAVQELEEKFDIKIPEFTIAAKRFEDGEFYHSWYLGTTADNSDEELAEALDDSLKNANKNYGVARGKALKGVKVTKVPPEIFPEWSGANKKKGGQVKMEKVMDEEKFAEFEKFVQKQLNEKD
- a CDS encoding carboxymuconolactone decarboxylase family protein, with product MSSIQQNTSRYPIVSYDEASTEVQAIYDDTKKTLQLPFVLNWFKCQGANATLLEGNWNKLKNTLMKGDVPNVLKQLIIYNVSKSRGCHYCSHAHGIFADSMSSMISEEENFKATENINSPSMPASYRKAVTIVTKAALQHSEISDEDFAELEAVGFSNAEIQELMAQADLVNMLNTIADVSGIKIDNELLETPE